In Setaria italica strain Yugu1 chromosome I, Setaria_italica_v2.0, whole genome shotgun sequence, the genomic window TTTCTGTCTTATGTTTAATCGTTTAGTTTCAGGCAGATATAAACATCGGACCATGTAAGTGGCAATTCCAAGGAACTGAAAGCATAAAGTATATGATGCCACTCAATACAGAGAGTGGGACCAATCACTGAAAGCAcctaaaaaataaaacatacgtGGTATAGCTGCAGTTTGATGATTTACCATTGTCACACGACGCAGATTGGTGTTTGGTGGAACTACATCCATTTCAGTCAAATCATAGACAAGGGAAGACCAATCTCCATTTACTATGTGTATGATGCTTGCAAGCATAGCACGCTGATGTTTCCTCTCCATCATGCAAAGCAAACCAAAATCAAGAAACCtggtatatttaggaagatgtTGTCAATAGTTCCagaagtattttttttcatacAAGCATCATGTcaagttgtcaactacaaacCCACAAAGGAGTTAAAACATCTCATAAAACACGAAATGTGAGTGAAGGAAAACTTGAAAAGCGGCAATGTAAATGTTCAGCAAGTGAACCTATGTTGTAGTAGAGCTTACCCAACACGACCTTCAGGAGTATAACGCAAGTTGCCAGGATGAGGATCAGCATGCAATAAGCCTGTCTCAAGAAGCTGCACTAGTGATGCCTCGACACCTTTATTGACCTTATGAGTAATTAACAAGATGTTAAACATATTGGGCAGCAAGCTCAAATTGATCTTTTGAAATGTACTAATCATTGGCATGTTATGCTACCACCGATAAAGAAAATCCTCTCAATATTCAAGAGATAAATGTTTTTCAGTGCCGTGATTTTGAAATAAGTGCAAGATGGTACACGACTACTGAACTACCTAAGTTATGATGTTAAATGATAGAGAAGTTCTTCCCGTGAAACAACTTAAATTCCAAATGATTTCCAAATTCCAAGAGGAAGCACTGGTTGATTGATAATAATTTATCAAAATTATTAGTAAGTACCAGGTCAAGAAGGCGAGATTTTGCTTCCAACTTCTGCTTTTCTGAAGCTTCAGGAACTTTTTCGGAAACCCCTTTAGTCAAAGAAAGCAACTCCTTGGGGTTCTCACCAGCCACCCACTCCATTGTTAAAACCCTCTTTCTAGTAAGTTGTTTAAGAACCTTAGGAACTAGCATAAAAGGATACCTAGAATGAACCTCCTGCAAGAGTAGAAATTATTAGCTAAAACACCAAGCCAAAGTAGAACAGGAGTACAGGACATATGCTAGCAGAAAGCATGGGTAGGAGACAAGAGCAAAGAAGCACCAGAAATTTGGTAGCATTAGCAGCTTCAATATTGTAGTCCAACTCGCCAACGAAACCTCTACCCAACTCATCAGCATAGAGAGAAATATTACTTCTTCGGTTGGCTACCTTCCGTATGAAAGCAAGCTGAAATAAATTATAGAAAGTAAACAACCGAATAGAAAAGCATCACATGAATTAGACTAAAGCAATGGTACATGTTGCAATGCTACAGTCACTAGTACACTGAACTGATAGCTAAAGCAAGTTCACGAACAGGGAAGCTAGATGCAGCATTTTTAGGGTGAGAGAAAGGGTATCCATAACGAAAGAACCTTATGTCTAGTTTTCAGTGGACAGTTTCTAATCTTTGAAAAAGGTACATGTCGTTGTTACTAACAAATCCCATGAAGAGGGCCATGCAAACAAATAAAATCACAGATAATGATGAGCAAACATGTAAAGCATGTCATAGGACAACAAAAATCCCTGGATGACTGAAAAGCAAAACTATATGTTAGATGGAAATATACAGACCCCAAGACGTAGAATATAGATGTCTCTCAGCACAGAAGGTAGAAGGTTTGGCCGCTGAACCTTTATGGCCACTAGAGCACCATCAACTGTCCGACCCTGGTAAACCTGAAGTAAAATTATAAGAGTTTCTTGAGTCTAACAGTACAAATTGAAAATTACGATGCAGAAAAACAAATAAGAATACATCATAAATTCCAAATAACTTGCTCTAACATAGCACAAGCACAAAGGAAGCACGTGAAGATGTTACCTGTCCAAAGGAAGCAGCTGCTACAGGCTCATCCGAAATGTAACTGAAAATATGTGACACAGGGCACTCAAATTCTCCCTCAATAATCTTCATCACATCCTCTCTTGGGAAAGGAGGAACTCTTTCATGCAATTCAGCGAGGGCCTAAAATTGAGTAGCAACAGATCAGTTAATTTATAGAGAAAGAATACAAGGACCACTAAAATGTCAAGCGAGAGCTGATGAAGTAACAAAAATGCAGAACAAGGAGAAATTTACCTAACCTCACAAAACTCTGAACCTATGATATCCGGTCTTGTAGAAAGGGATTGTCCAACTGCATATATGAGAAAGGACATGTGTCAAAAGCTTTCCAAGCCATGTTGCTACCATCTTGTAAGCTGTTAAGCATGACTATCCGACCTTTAACAAAAGTAGGTCCAAGGTCAAGAAACATCTCCTTGAGAAGTTGGCCGACCATGTATTGAGAAGCATCGAAGTTATTGCTGCTGTTGCCACTGCTATAGGTAGCTTCTGCGGTTAACTGAGATCTTTTAGAAATTTGCATCTTTACCACAGCTGAGACAAATGCGAAGAGTATCTGCGGCAAAGATTGACAGTCAACTGACCTGTCAGCTACAACAATTAGAAGAAAGTAGAGGTTAATAAAACATTGAGGGAGCTTAATCATAGTTAACCTGAATGGTGCGAAATGCGAGGACGTGCGGACGCGAAGCAAAGTACTGAGCAAGGAGGTCGGGATCGTAATGCTGGGGAAGCGGGGTGGTGAGAATGGTGGAATAGTAGTTGATGTATATCTTGAGGGCTTCAAGATCGGCCATCATCAACTCCATACAGGATAAACCTATCGTAACACTTAGAAAATTATCCAATGCTGGGAATAAAGTAGCTCAATGAACACCAAATCTAGAGCTCTCGCTGCATTGTGCTACAAACCTGGAGGGTAGGACGGTGGAGGGAAGGCCGGGGGTTGAAGTATCTGCTGCTGCTCTTTCTGCTGTTCCTGAGGTTTGGGTTTAGGTTGTTGTTGAGATTTTGACTGTTCCTTGCTTCGGAGGAATCGCCGCGCGAGAGAGTGTCTAGCGCTGCCGGCGTACACCTTGAGGGCTTGGAAGTCCGCTGCCATTAGCTCCACGCACGACAACCCTACCAAAATCGGGAGAAATGCGGTCATCAGCAGGGGCAGGGCGATGTGCGCGCAATGGATTCAAATTGAGATGCGCTCTCGTCGCGGGGTGAGGAACCTGTCGGGTACGCGGGAGGCGGGAAGGCTGGAGCTTCACGAGGCagttcctccacctccacctcctcctcctgcagcaTCTGCTGTTGCTGCGCAGGCTTGGGCACAGGTTTCGgctgcttctgcttcttctcGAGGAAGCGGAGCCAGAAGACGTCGCGGAGcggggcgccggcggtggcctgGAAGAactcgccgtcgcggcggagCACGCCCAGCACCTGGTCCagcgcgccgcccccgcccccgcctcctctccccCCATTGCCGCCCGACTGCCGCGGCTGGCGCGGCAAGCTGGGCTTGTTCCCGCCCCACCACGaccgctgcggctgcggcgcccACTTCtccttcccgccgccggcgccactcACGGCGCAGATGTGCAGCGCGGGCGGCCGCAGCAGCGTCGCCATCGCATCGAGCTTCTAGTTCTAGGTGAGAAGCCGAGGAGGACAGCGAGGGCTCGGACAAGACCACTGGCCCAACGCCGCGCACGTCATCGGGTCACCGCCGCGTCCACGAACGGCAAACGAACACCTCGCGAATCCGCTTCGGGATAACCGCTCCTACCTGGAGGCCCAGTGGATGGGCCGATCCGAGCTCCACCCACTGCCATCCGGGCCCATCAGCACGAAATGACCACAAGTCGCAACATCTCAGCGGGGCAAGCAGAAAATCAGATTCAAGCGTCTGACAGAACGCGATAAATATATACCACAGGCAAGACGTCCCAAACATTTGTTGCACTGAAAGATTACAGGTACcaccagaaaaggaaaaaaaaagacagaaaTGGAGACATCATGTCCTTGTGGAGTTAACACTGACCACAGCCTATATACATCAAGGATGCAAGTGCACGGGTTGATGCTTTGTCAGGCTCCTAGGTGCGTAGGAAGGAAGCTTCCATGGACTGCAGGATGCTTGCGGTGTCAAACCTGAAGTTTCTGAAGCTTCTACCGGGTCGGTTGTCAACATGCTGCGCGTCAGATCCTGCTCTAGCAACGGGGTTCTCTACTGGGGCACCACCGCTTGATGAATTCTTTGCCTTCCACACAGTACCTGTCCAATGCCGGGTTATCCATCTGTGATGAAATGGTATAGGAGAACAAACTACAAGTTCGACTATGATCAGAGTGCAGTTAGACGTCTATTCAGCAAAACAGTTAAGGTAAATTTTGTTTTTGGATTGTTCAAAGAACAGCTGGCTTTTGTAATCCTGAGCACAATGGGTACACAAGGGAGCAGAAGAAACCTCTAGCAGATGCCTCTGATTTCTGATACAGCGGGGGACGATGCGTGGCAATCCAAGCCTTTAAGCCCCTGGACAAAGAACAAGGTAAGACACAACACAATGTATAAGCAACAGATTTACGCTTTGGAAAAGCAGGAGATTTAGGAGCAAAATAAAACAAGCACATTGTTGATTTTCTTCTAATGCCCCATAACAGCATCTGCCCCAAAAATAAAGGAGACAAAATGTGGATCAGAAGATACTGACGTCAAAAATGGTGCAACCATGTACAGCTTCATTCCATTCACTCCACGAGATACCGCATCATCACTAGCTGGCAAGAGATCGTCAATTCTGTGCCATGAGATTTCCTATAAAATGCACAGAGAAAGGTAGCTCAGTTGTGATCATTTCATAATTTTTAAAAGtaaaggaaaacaacagaaaCAGCAAAGGTGTAAAGAAGGAAAGTCAATTAATGAAATCAACAACAACTTCAATTTTGCATGAAACACACAAAAGTAGCGAACAACGTGGGAGAGTGATAGCTAACAGTTTTGGGGGCAATGATAGCGTATTTGAAGCAATCTGTAAAGTCTACGCTAtatttaaaaaagaagaagaagacaaaaAACGCTGCAGTTGCAAGCAAAGACTGCCATACAGAAAATCAAGATCTGTGTAACAACCTTTTATTCAGCATGAAGCTAACTTTACCGCATAGCAAAAATGAAGTTTTTGCTGGTCAAGCAACTATGCAATAAACTACCATTTccattatattttattttactgGTAAGCTATGCGAACATGTCTTCATAGCGTGTAAACGGAGCCAAGCAAAGCAGCaataagaaatagaaaaaaatgcaTTCTGCCTATCTGCCCATAAAAGTGAAGAGAACAAGATTTCAAAACTTATCATACACTGATTTCCTTCTTTGTTTGAGGTGCAAACACAGTATCTCTCTTAACACCAGTTATGATATAGAGCCGAACTCTTTGTTGTCCAATCGAAACTTCAATGTAATCATCCAAATTTAGTAGCGTAGAAACATCACACCCAGTTTCTTCCAGGACCTGCATTGTTATGCGTGTAGATGTTACTATCGAAAATTACGTATGTGTTGAACAAGAGAAGTTGTTGAATTTAAACATCATAATTGCTCCAGGTTGGACAAAGGCTGATATCACCACAGGTATTGAAGTAGCTCGTGCAAAGCACTGGCTATATCATACGAAAAAAATGCTATAGTGCTATACTCAATAAAGTTATGCCCAAAAAACATGCATTTAAGAAGCTAAATAGTTTAATCATGCTTTTTTATTTGCAAAACAATTATAAACTGGTGATTTACTACTTGTCTTTTATGAGATTCATACATCTTGCCAATAGcatacaaggaaaaaaaaactccttCAGACCAAAGCAATGTCAAAGGGATCCATTGCCAATGAAATGTACATGCTTAACTAAACAGCCATTTGAAATGAAGGAATGAAAGCATTCAATTACAAGCTTTCAGTATATGAGCATTGCAATCTAGAGAAATGAAATTTGCACTGAGGAAAAGTAAACCATTTATAAACTCAGACCAAGCAAGGATATAATGTTCTAGAAACAACAAATGGCACTCAATGATATCTAAGAATAAAAATTTCCATCCGGCAAGGACAATATGCTAGAAAGAAATTGCAGAGATCgctcaaaagaaaagagaaaagaaaagaagctgTGGACAGTCTGGACAGAACATAAATACATAATAAAAGCAGAAGTATACTTCTCTAACAGCACAAGTATGGTCTTCCTCATCTTTATTCCTCTTTCCACGAGGAAAGCTCCAGCTGGCCCCAGCTTTCCATCCCTTAACAAGCAGGCACTGTAGAGAAGGGGCAAAGGTGAATTGACCATGAAAAACGACAAAAAATCCCAACAAATTTGAGCTCTTAAATGGTCAAAAAAAACAACACAGGAAATTTATGCATATGCCTAGTTTATTCCAGTCCAGTTTGCGAAATTGTATGTGTAAGGCAATTTTATTATAGACCATCTCAGGGGATAGCAACGAAAATACCACATCCTACTATTTAAAGTTACAGTTTTTCCATGACAACTCACAGGATTATTTAGGGCCTCATTTCCAATGTTTGATAGATGAAATGCTGTTGTGCAACCTACATTCCCACTCCTAATTTTTAATTCTCAATCAGGGAACTCCTAAAATGCAATAGATTGGAGAAAAAAATCAGTAGATTACCCTCTCATAGGTGTCATCCAGGATGATGGCGCCAGACACGGGGACACGGAACTTGTAGTTGTTGAAGTCCTTGTAGATATCATCCAGGTGCGCGATGTAGGGCCTGAGAGCAGTGCAGCTCTTGAACACTACACACACCACCAATCCAATCCACCACAAAACGCAAGGACAGCGGCATCAGCGGTGAATCCAACGATAATCTCCGATGGGGTTCAGGCAGAGGCGAACTTACTGAGGGAGGTGAAGTCCTTGAAGGAGAGGGACTTGAGGTTGGGGTTGTGCTCGACGGAGTTGTCCTCATAGAACCAGTGCGCCTGCTCCAGCAGGAACAGGATCCGCTCGAACGATTCGAGCTCCTCCTTAGGCACGTTCAGCAGGAAGCGGCTGCGGAGGCGATTCAGCTCGGATTGGCCTGGATTGATCTGAGCGAATCCCAGAAGAAGTTGCGAGATGGGATTAGGGGTTAGGGGAACTACCTGCAGAGATCGTCGAGAAGCTCTTGTGGCGGCAGCTGCCCCCGCGACGACGACCGGTTCAgtcccccgccgcccgccatcgCCATCCACCGGCCACCGCGCCCTCTCAGCACCttgctctcctctctcttcggGCACTAGCAGCGCAGCCAGGGTCGAATAGAATAATCCTTACCCAGGCGGGGGGATTTTTGTAAATAACTAGGTCGCGATTAATAATCACGATCCAGAACAGGGGTTCtgtgtaaatatttggatcgcaacgagtagtcgcgatccaaattagaaGGTTTAATGCAAATATTCTGATCGTGATTAATAGTCGTGATCCATTTTAAGGGTTTACTGCAAATAGTTAGATAGGGGTATTTTTATAAAATTGTGTTCTTATCCGTCCTTTTCTCGCCTTCTCTCAGGTCGCCGCGAGTGACCGCCGACGCGACTACCGCTAATCTCCACGCCTAGCGGCCGTCGTTTTGCCAACTGCACCCGCACACAAAAGCCAGCTTTTCGCCCCAGTCTCTCCTCAAAGCTCGAGAGTGAAACGAACCGGATTTCCGTAAGGAGAAATCTAACTCCATGTATCCTCGTGATAGTTTatggatcagtagctatcacatacagaactcatttcagcataaTATCAATTTCATAACACGATAACAGtacaaattttatttattaCGTCCCAGAAATGTGAGAGTACGATCTGATACATGTCCCTTGAGCTAAACGACATGAATAAAACCAACGCAGCAGTAGCTAGCTTCTGGAAGCAACTCCATCCTCACGATCATCTCCACATGCATTGTCGAGCGTAGCACTGCAACTCTAAGTCGTACCACCCATCGTGGTTGTTGTCAAAGTCGGACTCGTAACCTGCAAACTCACGAGCTGTCCCCAAGGATTGGGACAGGTTCATGTTACCATCCGTATACAACCTTTAAGTGGCCTAATGCTAGCGGTCAAAAATATAGTCAAGGATTAGGCTCGGGTTTCCTATGCAACAGTAAGCATAAAGAATAAAATtccatatccatcatcccaATCTCTCATCACATTGGGTACACCTACCTCGACAGGGTTCCTATCATCAACATCCTATCTCCATATTAGGGTCGAGGtgaagactccctctcttcaCCTCTCAACAACTACAGTTGGATTCTAAAGGGAAACGGGGCAACTTCCCCTCTTCCCAACTGCAGTTACGGCTCACCACACACAAGTAGCTATAAGAGAGAGGTAGAGATATCCCAAAACAATGGAGAGTCATCG contains:
- the LOC101774642 gene encoding uncharacterized protein LOC101774642 codes for the protein MATLLRPPALHICAVSGAGGGKEKWAPQPQRSWWGGNKPSLPRQPRQSGGNGGRGGGGGGGALDQVLGVLRRDGEFFQATAGAPLRDVFWLRFLEKKQKQPKPVPKPAQQQQMLQEEEVEVEELPREAPAFPPPAYPTGLSCVELMAADFQALKVYAGSARHSLARRFLRSKEQSKSQQQPKPKPQEQQKEQQQILQPPAFPPPSYPPGLSCMELMMADLEALKIYINYYSTILTTPLPQHYDPDLLAQYFASRPHVLAFRTIQILFAFVSAVVKMQISKRSQLTAEATYSSGNSSNNFDASQYMVGQLLKEMFLDLGPTFVKVGQSLSTRPDIIGSEFCEALAELHERVPPFPREDVMKIIEGEFECPVSHIFSYISDEPVAAASFGQVYQGRTVDGALVAIKVQRPNLLPSVLRDIYILRLGLAFIRKVANRRSNISLYADELGRGFVGELDYNIEAANATKFLEVHSRYPFMLVPKVLKQLTRKRVLTMEWVAGENPKELLSLTKGVSEKVPEASEKQKLEAKSRLLDLVNKGVEASLVQLLETGLLHADPHPGNLRYTPEGRVGFLDFGLLCMMERKHQRAMLASIIHIVNGDWSSLVYDLTEMDVVPPNTNLRRVTMELEDALGEVTFEEGIPEIKFSKVLGKIWSVAFKYHFRMPPYYTLVLRSLASLEGLAVAADETFKTFQAAYPYVVRKLLSNNSLATRRLLNQAIFNKKKEFQWQKISAFLKSASARSNFKYIGGALPVPDTKDVNVDRLVEISGSFSLDRATATPERALHTANLCVRLLLSKDSAVIRRLIMTANAKSLARDLISRDALMFRVLLSKVIADVVCQWMLNVTGLKRVAENDGHLVLSEESSTMVALQAVVRDRRMQVIFSKFVRELREEPVLMVRVSWNMFVISVTSAAVGLHRFMVFLSEKYLPTPPPPVPPPRQVQIQTL
- the LOC101774232 gene encoding mRNA-decapping enzyme subunit 2, with protein sequence MAMAGGGGLNRSSSRGQLPPQELLDDLCSRFLLNVPKEELESFERILFLLEQAHWFYEDNSVEHNPNLKSLSFKDFTSLMFKSCTALRPYIAHLDDIYKDFNNYKFRVPVSGAIILDDTYERCLLVKGWKAGASWSFPRGKRNKDEEDHTCAVREVLEETGCDVSTLLNLDDYIEVSIGQQRVRLYIITGVKRDTVFAPQTKKEISEISWHRIDDLLPASDDAVSRGVNGMKLYMVAPFLTGLKAWIATHRPPLYQKSEASARGTVWKAKNSSSGGAPVENPVARAGSDAQHVDNRPGRSFRNFRFDTASILQSMEASFLRT